Below is a genomic region from Syntrophales bacterium.
CGTGGCGCTGGGCGGGGCTGAGGAATGGTGGAACTTTTCGATCCTGACGCCCGAGTCAAAAACGTTCTCCGTTGAGTTGGAGGACAGCTTCAGCAGCGGCAGCTACAGCGCTTACGGCAACACCGGCTGCGACACTAAGTTCGGTTGCAACGCCCGGCTGGAATATGCACTCGTCAACGGCAACAACGTAACTCTCCGCTTCAACTATTATTATCCCTATTACGGTTGGTCCGAGTTTCATGGGACGCTGAACGCGGCCAAAACGCAAATTACGAACGGGACCTATAGTGGATACAACCCCTACTCCATTCCGGCCAGCTATTCGGGGACCTTCAGCGCCGTGCGGACATACTTTGAAGCCAACACAGAAAGATTCAATCTGTTTCCGCTGTTCGGCGACGGCGCCGCGACGCAGCCGAAGGCCCTGCGCGATCTGCTTCCCAAGGTTAACGAATTCGGCTACCCACTCCCCGGGAGGATGGGGCATGGTTTGAGCGATGACCCGACGCTGGGCGGGATACTGCCGGATTTCGCGACACAGGATAGGTGGTTGAAGGAGTTTGAAGGTAATCTGTTCATGCCGACCGGGCCACTGACGATTCCCCAGGTGGACGAGGGGGCGATCGCGATCGACGGCGCAACCGACGACTGGACGGATGCGGGAATCACCACCCCGGTGCTCACGGATGTAACCGGGGAACGGGGACAGTATATGGCCGCCAACGGCGATCTGCAGAAGGTTTTTCTCGCCATAGACAGTCAGTATCTCTACATCCGGATGGAGCTGGCCGGGGACTGGAACAGCCAGACTGGGAAGAACTTCATGTACGGACTCCGCTTCCGGCAATCCCCCGGTGACGGCCCCGACAAGCCGGGCGATATCAAGCTTTTTGCCCGCAACCGGGACGGCGTGTGGGAGGTGAAGGCGCAGTCCATTCAGACCAACGGCCAGTATGGCCCGCTGGGCGATTTGGCTGCCTCCGGGGGCGCTGTCGTCGCTTCCGGCAATATCGTTGAATGGCGGGTGCGTCGGGGAAGCTCGGTTGCGGGATGGTTCCTCGCCGCCGATACGGACTCCTGGAACTATTATCAGCAATGGGACTATGGATGGTATTCCTACGACAAAAACCCCACCTGCCTCCAGTTCCAGCCTATTGCGAGCGTCACCGGAACCCTGAGCGTGCCGGGCTACGACGGCAGCGGCCCCGTTCGTGTCGGGGTTTTTGAATACGGTCCGGATTTCAGCACGAATCCGGAAAAACGTCTCGGGTCGCTGGCAATTTACCCAGATGATTCGGGGACGCTCCCCGCGACCTACGCCATAACCGGCCTTCCCGTCGGCAAGAAGTCATTTGTCTCGGTATTCTGGGACAGGGACGGAAACGGCGTCGTCAGTCCGGGCGACTACACTAATTTTTATCAGCCGTTTACAACCGTTAGTGGAGACAATACTCGGAATCTGGCGGTCGCTGACGACCATCCTGCCTATTCGCCGCCCGAGTTCCAGAATGTCAGAATCTCCAGTCGCAAATTGCCCAATGGAAACCGGATCGTTGACTTCATAGCCACGCTGATGGGGCCCAGCCCGGAAGATGTGACCATCACCGCGACCGGCCCCGGGGGCGAGTACAAGTTGAGCCCGGCCATCTTTTCCCATCAATTGGGTCTCGTTTACATGATCAGCGTTCCCTGGCTCATGGACGGCGACTATACGTTCACGGCGGTCGATTCCCGGGGGCGGAAGGCGGAGACGACCTACAGTTTCCAGAACCGCTACGATCTTCCTTCACTCTCGATTTCCCCGAGCCCGACCTATGCGGGGACGACGACGCCCACGTTGACCTGGACGCCGCCGGCGGGCGGACCTTACGCCTATCAGGTTCTGGTCCAGGATATAAACGGCGCCGCCCTCTGGTACATGTCGGACCGCACAGCGGCCAATTCGGTCACGGTGCCGGCGGGGATGCTTCTACCGGACAGCCATTACTTCTGGTTTGTGAGGGTTTTCGACGACGCGGGTCATCCGATGAACTGTACGGAGAGTAATTATGGTTATTTCTATACCGGCGCCCGTGCGGAAAATCCGGCTGCCGAATGGGTGTCGATCGGGGCAAGACCGCCCACGGGGACCAGCACGTTGTATTCGTTCTGGGTCGATGCGAAGGTCCCGGGATTGGCGCCTTGGGATGTCACTGCGATCAGGCTGAAAGATCCCAGCGGCAACATCGTTATCCAGCGGAGCGGTTCGCCCAATTTTGACGTTCGCTTCGATCAGTCCTATTTCGAGGCCAGCTCCAGCCCCGCTTCTCCTCCGGTTTCGGGTTTATACACGTTCGAGATGGACTTCCTCCGTTCCTCGCAGACCCGAACCATTGCTGTGAACAATGTTCCTTTCAACTACAGTTCAGTCCAGGCGGTGGACATAACGACGCTGGTTCCCTCGAACAACTACTACTTCAAGACAACGACGCCGACCTTCTCCTGGGGCCTGGTTGCCGAGCAGAACACCTATTATCGCGTCCGGGTCTTCGACCCGATGGGGAGAAAGACGATCTGGCAGAGCTTCTGGTCCAAGAATGCCTCGGCGACCGTTCGCGCGGGTGTGTTAAAGCCGGGAGGAACCTACTACTGGACTGTGGTGACGACCCCCGCGATCGATCCGAGTAACGTCAGCGCTTTCGTCAATACGGAGGGTAACGCGTCGAATCGGATGATGTACCGCTTCACGCTGGAGCCGCCCCGAAAGGGCGATGTCAGCGGCAATGGCGAGGTGAATCTGGAGGATGCCGTTCTGGCCCTCCAGGTCGTCTCCGGTTTCAAGCCGCTGGTCACGCTGACCGGCGATGTGAACAACGACGGCCGCATCGGCCTGCCGGAGGCGCTCTACATCCTCCAGTTAATTGGGGACAGCCGCTAATATTAATTTATTGGGGACAGCCACTAATTTTTTTGGCTGTCCCGAAACAGAAATTTATTGGTTTACGGATTATGGCCCGTTTGCCCCGGATAGTTGTTCCCCAATACCCGCATCACATTGTGCAGCGCGGTAACCGCCGGCTGGACGTGTTTTTCACGGAGGAGGATAGGCGGGCGTACCTGGCGGATATAGGGGAAGCCTGCGAGCGGTATGGGGTGGCGATCTGGGCGTATTGCCTGATGCGCAATCATGTTCATTTTGTTGCTGTTCCGGCCAATCCGGATTCGCTGGCCCGCTGTTTTTCCGAGGCCCATGTTCGCTATACAAGGCGGATTAATCGTCGAGAAGGCTGGCAGGGTCATCTGTGGCAGGGCCGGTTTGGTTCAAGCGTGCTTGATCAGAATTATTTAATCGCGGCAGTGCGTTATGTAGAGAGAAACCCGGTGCGAGCGGGCCTGGTGGCGGAGGCGTGGGAATATCGCTGGTCAAGCGCGGCATTTCATGTCGGCAAGACAGATGATGCCGGAATTGTCAGTTCCGATAAGATGCTAAACGAGTTGGTCGGCGACTGGAAGGAATATTTAACTATTCAGGATAAAAGGAATTTTGTTGAATCAGTGCACAGGGAATCCTCCGTTAACCGGCCTTTGGGCGATGTGGCCTTTGTCGATACCCTGGAACGAAGATATCAATTAAAAATGACGCGCGGCAAAGCCGGAAGGCCCGTAAAGACGGAGCAGCCAGCACTGCTTTAGATGTTCGCGGGAATGAAATCAATTAGTGGCTGTCCCCGATTTAAGGAAGATGTCGGTCGTAAGGGCGGGGCCGTGGATGGCATTTCCTCCCCGTTTCAGGATGAAGGGATGGTCCGTTTGCAGCAGGGCGGCTTCCGGAATAAAGATAAGCTCTTCCGTCGTCAGTTCCGCGTCTCCGGATGAGACCCGCACCTGGCCCGTGAAGCGAATCCTCTTTTCCCGGAGGAGAATGGCTGCCCGGACGGCGGCGATGCTTGCAAGCACCTTATCGTCATTGCGGAGCCTGATTGTGACGGGCGAGATTTCGATTTCCGCGATATTGCGCACGGGCAAGAGCGAAGAGAACGTCTCCTCGGCGAAAAGGCGTGTGAAATCAGGATGGTTTTCCAAAGAGATATTGCCAGGGGTTCCTTGGGGAGAGGGTTTCCCGGGGGGGGGGGCGGCGAATTGCGAATTGGCGTAAATCTCGATGATCGCGTTTTGAATAATCGCTTTCCTGGTAAGACCGGTGCTGAAAAAACCGATTTTTCCCCGCCCGATGGCGAATCTGTCGGCAGTGATTGAGACCACCCGCCGGCCGTGGTTCAGTTCGTAAAACCGCAGGCCGTCTATTTGCGTTTGATAAGCCGGCTGGGAGACTTTCTTGCTTGGATAGTTCGGCGCTTCGCGCTGGAGGCAAAAAAATGCCAACCCGCCGCTCAGGGCAACTATTGCGATTGCCAACCAAATGATATTGCGCTTAATTAAAAAGATAGATGGAATGATCATGGCGTATATTTCATGTGACGCTTACGGGTTAGAGCCGGGTCGCCGTAAATTGCCGCTGAACATTTTAAAAACTAATGAGGCAATTGCAAAACCATTTGTCATTCCCGAATGTCTCTATCGGGAATATGGTTTTTCAAGCAGTTAGAACCAGATTCCCGCTCAGAATCGTTGCGGGAATGACAAGAATGGGGAGTTTTGCAGTTACCTCTAATAATTACAGTTTTTTTCCCATCACGGACTTGTCAGCATTCGCTTATTTTCTAAATGCCGGCTTCCGTCGGCATCACGGTGAAGGTATTTTCTCAGAAGGTCGCCAGTCGTCCAAGGCAAAAATCAGCGCTCTTGCGACCGTACCCTATCCCGTCCTCAATCCTGAAGTCAATCGATAAAATTATGGTAACTACTCAGGTTGTTTAGACTGTAGTCTTTTAGGTCTGCGCAAAGGACGAATCAATGCCCCCAACACCTTTTAGGTCTCTAAAAGTTTTGAGTAATAGCCGATAGAATTGTTTTATGAACATTAAGCTCCGCTTTCCTCAAAGTATCCTAAACACCTACAGACAATCGACCTGAATAGTTACCGCAATTTTAGGCTATTGACACGTTGTGACCCCCGCCGGAAGGGGTCAATCTTTTTACCGCCATTTTAGGCTATTGACACGTTGTGACCGGCTGTGTTAGCTCATAATCGCAGTCGGAAATCACGATCGCTGCGCCGGTTTTTGCGGGGACAGTGCAATAACGTATTGGAAGAAGATGCATAATGAACGAGAATAATAACCAGGGACGAAGGTCGTTTCTTGCTGAGATGGAGCCCTATTTTGAGCGCAATGAGTCGCAGATCGTGCTTAATCTGGCGCAGGAAAGGCTGAAAAGGATTCCTGATGATCTCG
It encodes:
- a CDS encoding dockerin type I repeat-containing protein, with the translated sequence MDEKVRKNRFLVPVLLILLTLGMGGVFLHSLFAERYLQSANDAIQTGKTQLFSRSVSGALLAYQTFQTAAAGADYSAATPAQKIKIHAYLAFTRMVDILLREDGGSTDTLAELLAKYGATRTGDAFDSVKFTPPPLNDDGKIILPATVPASAEALRAFFAGPFLTAVNASIHDLDEAISLSPTDGSEGDDREIIAKALINSEDVTQPDVEMDAGDYYLYRAFLKFLKVYALMSAGYNANLDIREVVALVNLGAGPEMIKGLLDRYPDFLKIGDAARMNEARLALIDAITDYETASAKIRGDMNTLAGAEELISLDITELAKENFLREQMALAKNSLQNNTAVALGGAEEWWNFSILTPESKTFSVELEDSFSSGSYSAYGNTGCDTKFGCNARLEYALVNGNNVTLRFNYYYPYYGWSEFHGTLNAAKTQITNGTYSGYNPYSIPASYSGTFSAVRTYFEANTERFNLFPLFGDGAATQPKALRDLLPKVNEFGYPLPGRMGHGLSDDPTLGGILPDFATQDRWLKEFEGNLFMPTGPLTIPQVDEGAIAIDGATDDWTDAGITTPVLTDVTGERGQYMAANGDLQKVFLAIDSQYLYIRMELAGDWNSQTGKNFMYGLRFRQSPGDGPDKPGDIKLFARNRDGVWEVKAQSIQTNGQYGPLGDLAASGGAVVASGNIVEWRVRRGSSVAGWFLAADTDSWNYYQQWDYGWYSYDKNPTCLQFQPIASVTGTLSVPGYDGSGPVRVGVFEYGPDFSTNPEKRLGSLAIYPDDSGTLPATYAITGLPVGKKSFVSVFWDRDGNGVVSPGDYTNFYQPFTTVSGDNTRNLAVADDHPAYSPPEFQNVRISSRKLPNGNRIVDFIATLMGPSPEDVTITATGPGGEYKLSPAIFSHQLGLVYMISVPWLMDGDYTFTAVDSRGRKAETTYSFQNRYDLPSLSISPSPTYAGTTTPTLTWTPPAGGPYAYQVLVQDINGAALWYMSDRTAANSVTVPAGMLLPDSHYFWFVRVFDDAGHPMNCTESNYGYFYTGARAENPAAEWVSIGARPPTGTSTLYSFWVDAKVPGLAPWDVTAIRLKDPSGNIVIQRSGSPNFDVRFDQSYFEASSSPASPPVSGLYTFEMDFLRSSQTRTIAVNNVPFNYSSVQAVDITTLVPSNNYYFKTTTPTFSWGLVAEQNTYYRVRVFDPMGRKTIWQSFWSKNASATVRAGVLKPGGTYYWTVVTTPAIDPSNVSAFVNTEGNASNRMMYRFTLEPPRKGDVSGNGEVNLEDAVLALQVVSGFKPLVTLTGDVNNDGRIGLPEALYILQLIGDSR
- a CDS encoding transposase, yielding MAVPKQKFIGLRIMARLPRIVVPQYPHHIVQRGNRRLDVFFTEEDRRAYLADIGEACERYGVAIWAYCLMRNHVHFVAVPANPDSLARCFSEAHVRYTRRINRREGWQGHLWQGRFGSSVLDQNYLIAAVRYVERNPVRAGLVAEAWEYRWSSAAFHVGKTDDAGIVSSDKMLNELVGDWKEYLTIQDKRNFVESVHRESSVNRPLGDVAFVDTLERRYQLKMTRGKAGRPVKTEQPALL
- the lptC gene encoding LPS export ABC transporter periplasmic protein LptC — protein: MIIPSIFLIKRNIIWLAIAIVALSGGLAFFCLQREAPNYPSKKVSQPAYQTQIDGLRFYELNHGRRVVSITADRFAIGRGKIGFFSTGLTRKAIIQNAIIEIYANSQFAAPPPGKPSPQGTPGNISLENHPDFTRLFAEETFSSLLPVRNIAEIEISPVTIRLRNDDKVLASIAAVRAAILLREKRIRFTGQVRVSSGDAELTTEELIFIPEAALLQTDHPFILKRGGNAIHGPALTTDIFLKSGTATN